One Vigna unguiculata cultivar IT97K-499-35 chromosome 7, ASM411807v1, whole genome shotgun sequence genomic region harbors:
- the LOC114189871 gene encoding photosystem I reaction center subunit IV A, chloroplastic-like, with the protein MASAASGFVLSFNVAAATTNSSPSRVMFPSKNSASRLVVRASDEAAPAPATATPPPEAEAKPKPPPIGPKRGAKVKILRKESYWYKGTGSVVAVDQDPKTRYPVVVRFNKVNYANVSTNNYALDEIVEVE; encoded by the exons ATGGCATCAGCAGCATCTGGGTTTGTGTTGTCTTTTAATGTTGCAGCTGCCACCACAAACTCATCCCCTTCAAGGGTCATGTTCCCCTCAAAGAACAGTGCTTCTAGGCTTGTTGTAAGGGCTTCAGATGAGGCTGCACCCGCACCTGCAACCGCCACTCCCCCTCCTGAAGCTGAAGCAAAGCCAAAGCCACCACCTATTGGCCCCAAGAGAGGTGCTAAG GTGAAGATTCTTAGGAAGGAATCGTATTGGTACAAAGGAACTGGATCAGTTGTTGCTGTTGATCAG GACCCCAAGACTCGCTACCCTGTTGTGGTTCGATTCAACAAAGTGAACTATGCCAATGTATCAACAAACAACTATGCTTTGGATGAGATCGTGGAAGTTGAATGA
- the LOC114191697 gene encoding uncharacterized protein LOC114191697, protein MQMLIDKEMSKQKDSKHYLPNVVAKLMGLETLPRGEPSFSMERSYRSAYPQQMHGPVGFPFRHWQQEDRFMDREMLHEVHPNTEQFAYRDMYEIWQQSERANHGSGKVPDRGRWSEDVDGKRMALIRQKFIEAKHLSTDERMRQSKQFKDALEVLSSNSDLLMRLLDSQNVYEFYSSPRTDTKRITLIKPLKMDDNDKPARKEKRNNRLTKKSPNVDQASGWENKNSGNSPDSQKVDESPVRTTRIVLLKPSPGRTPDQKDAVSPITTSSLNLKSGNCHQGPEYDDAIESIRVAKEMTQQMHKGLRSYQKDKTPHYSSVFSNGYSDDESSFNKSYHEYASANFSDLEAMSMSPLPRLSWDYNYINGCSSPYSTMSLGRIPCSPESSVCREAKKRLSERWTMMASDNKGPQEQMNVRRNSTLGEMLSLTHMKKSVTSVVESIKEDKEPGKSVSCSHSFNAEISIEGSPKNLPRSNSVPASSTVNETELTVQVADPKTGKSQASRAQIKSKKRSTFKEKVASLLFSKSKKSIKEKPSSPQSKDASQPAPIVTQASVLPAYAPEVLRDDESQIINVDSFEEFSLVALCESSEKTSTNSVSNRQEEDMITLEPGLTVAGSMMLEINSSESPDQPSPFSVLQPPFEDDNNNVSHESLDRMKNDQPGSQVELKSNLIDKSPPIESIARTLSWDDSSAEVLKPLMVPSLDSKVEEKEWLLLVHNLLSAAGLDDQKQYDSFYSRWYSLESPLDPSLRDTLYINLNEKESEPMHEGRRRKMRSNHKLVFDYINAALLELVGFGSEKGLKGSGKQCRVLVQESAPESTLLVDHIVAKIKELMASGVRCEWDSNSLVVENVVRKEIVQIGWVELMELEIEVLGKEIEGDLIQELVENAVVDFTSRD, encoded by the exons ATGCAGATGCTCATAGACAAAGAAATGTCCAAACAGAAAGATTCCAAGCACTACCTACCAAATGTTGTAGCAAAACTAATGGGGCTTGAAACCCTTCCAAGGGGAGAGCCTAGTTTTTCTATGGAAAGAAGCTACAGAAGTGCTTATCCTCAACAAATGCATGGTCCTGTAGGCTTCCCATTCAGGCATTGGCAGCAGGAAGATAGGTTTATGGATAGGGAAATGCTTCATGAAGTTCACCCAAACACAGAACAGTTTGCTTACAGAGATATGTATGAAATATGGCAGCAATCTGAGAGAGCGAATCATGGAAGTGGCAAGGTACCTGATAGAGGAAGATGGAGTGAAGATGTTGATGGGAAAAGAATGGCTCTCATTCGTCAGAAATTCATAGAAGCAAAACATCTGTCAACCGATGAGAGAATGCGTCAATCTAAACAATTTAAAGATGCCTTGGAAGTTCTAAGCTCCAACAGTGATCTCTTAATGAGGTTACTGGATTCTCAAAATGTTTATGAATTTTACTCAAGTCCACGTACTGATACAAAGCGCATTACTCTTATTAAACCTTTGAAGATGGATGACAATGACAAACCAGCCAGAAAGGAGAAAAGGAACAATAGACTAACTAAGAAATCACCAAATGTTGATCAAGCATCTGGCTGGGAGAACAAGAATTCTGGAAACTCTCCAGATAGTCAGAAAGTTGATGAATCTCCAGTACGAACCACTCGAATTGTGTTGCTGAAACCTAGCCCTGGGAGGACACCTGATCAAAAGGATGCGGTTTCTCCAATAACAACATCATCACTAAATCTGAAAAGTGGTAATTGCCATCAGGGACCTGAATATGACGATGCAATAGAATCCATTAGAGTGGCAAAAGAGATGACACAGCAAATGCATAAGGGTCTGAGGAGCTATCAAAAGGATAAAACTCCACATTATTCTTCAGTGTTTTCCAATGGCTATTCTGATGATGAGAGTTCGTTCAACAAATCATATCACGAGTATGCATCAGCAAATTTCAGTGATTTGGAAGCTATGTCAATGTCACCGTTGCCAAGGCTTTCATGGGATTACAATTACATCAATGGCTGTAGCAGTCCTTATTCTACAATGTCCTTAGGTCGCATACCTTGCTCTCCTGAGTCATCAGTGTGCAGAGAGGCAAAGAAAAGACTTTCTGAAAGATGGACTATGATGGCATCAGATAATAAGGGTCCTCAAGAACAAATGAATGTGAGGAGAAACTCTACCTTGGGTGAGATGCTTTCTCTTACCCACATGAAGAAATCTGTAACATCTGTGGTTGAGAGTATTAAAGAGGACAAAGAACCCGGAAAATCTGTTTCTTGCAGTCATTCTTTCAATGCAGAAATAAGCATTGAGGGCTCTCCTAAAAATCTTCCCAGGTCAAATTCTGTGCCTGCATCCTCTACTGTCAATGAAACTGAGCTCACAGTTCAAGTTGCTGATCCAAAAACTGGCAAATCACAAGCCTCCAGGGCACAGATAAAGTCAAAGAAGAGATCAACGTTTAAAGAAAAAGTAGCCAGTCTCTTGTTCTCAAAGAGTAAGAAATCAATCAAGGAAAAGCCAAGTTCACCTCAATCTAAAGATGCATCCCAACCCGCTCCTATTGTCACTCAAGCATCAGTTCTTCCAGCATATGCACCTGAAGTCCTTAGGGATGATGAGTCTCAAATCATCAATGTGGATAGTTTTGAAGAGTTTTCTCTTGTAGCTCTATGTGAATCATCAGAGAAAACTTCCACAAATTCAGTTTCTAACAGACAAGAAGAAGACATGATTACACTAGAG CCTGGATTGACAGTGGCAGGATCCATGATGCTAGAGATTAATTCAAGTGAAAGCCCAGATCAGCCTAGTCCATTCTCAGTATTACAACCTCCATTTGAAGATGATAACAATAATGTATCTCATGAGTCCTTGGACCGTATGAAGAATGATCAACCAG GATCACAGGTGGAACTGAAGTCCAATTTAATTGACAAATCACCACCTATAGAATCAATAGCTAGGACCCTATCATGGGATGATTCTTCTGCAGAAGTATTAAAACCCCTAATGGTTCCTTCCTTGGACTCCAAGGTAGAGGAAAAAGAGTGGCTTCTCTTGGTCCACAACCTACTATCAGCAGCTGGACTTGATGACCAGAAACAATATGACTCGTTTTACTCCAGATGGTATTCCCTTGAAAGCCCATTGGACCCATCATTGAGGGACACATTATACATCAATCTAAATGAGAAAGAGTCTGAGCCAATGCATGAGGGCAGAAGAAGGAAGATGAGATCAAATCATAAACTTGTGTTTGATTATATCAATGCTGCACTATTGGAACTTGTTGGTTTTGGGTCAGAAAAGGGCCTAAAGGGCAGTGGAAAGCAGTGTAGGGTCCTAGTCCAAGAGAGTGCACCGGAATCTACCTTGTTGGTGGACCACATTGTGGCCAAAATAAAGGAATTAATGGCAAGTGGGGTGAGGTGTGAGTGGGACAGCAACAGCCTGGTAGTAGAAAATGTTGTCAGAAAAGAGATTGTGCAGATAGGGTGGGTTGAGCTTATGGAATTGGAGATAGAGGTTTTGGGAAAGGAGATAGAGGGGGACTTGATTCAAGAGCTTGTGGAGAATGCAGTGGTTGATTTTACAAGCAGGGACTGA
- the LOC114191698 gene encoding uncharacterized protein LOC114191698: MNKRKISQTKGTDPKTSEFAFFKKLKKDASEGFRIRPLQKESRQSSKKPESTDYSREKMGDARIGSNCDNSSRIIDHVSTVRTDSCFSPSVKAWYKSGLYCISNTPKDSRDYSDKFKSQRIFSHEDQHAHGEVFARKRQKLRLSAADALFTDPEKLCSKGHDIISMLLSRLFPISTEENKYEDTHPGKEANGTIYDLPDSRKSDDQFKEQNQIPKKKLLGLESSPYIRDHVLSPSFLRLDGRFNLHSKFPTYDSHNFPPQTTEPECKRSATQSFGVATKGDVIPEPLLNEAANATRYGLHDSRELDGQFTEHHQIPKRKPVELESSSSFSDHFLSPVYLRSVEKINPHADFQPYPLNFQPLLSMTEARSNFGGAPSFIDKSDATREFLSNNQDLEIFTFNHFKELGILEKESIPLMEKDFDYTANATNLPITYMHTKPNMASELSILGHREEQTLHNTLDKYHISPSSSLLDKSQNFSSILDSGFLRYQEVKFGSYVYEDMDTNFNHTALALSHSKHYFNVHENRKNDTSCDQDSMFLSPYKHWVGRTDSRAYHHHPNLETWLPSSLDECQRSLSLTSSHLNYQSSSSRTLQLPQRVSMPSLFQINDNDEPEMDGENHEEMLYHFRKSLVEIYNSSFHHMSLPISFG; the protein is encoded by the exons atgaataaaaggaaaatttcTCAAACCAAAg GAACAGATCCAAAAACTTCTGAGTTTGCTTTCTTTAAGAAATTGAAGAAGGATGCAAGTGAGGGATTTCGTATACGTCCACTACAAAAGGAATCTCGCCAATCATCTAAGAAGCCAGAATCCACGGACTATTCCAGAG AGAAGATGGGTGATGCCAGGATAGGAAGTAATTGCGACAATTCTTCAAGGATCATTGATCATGTATCAACTGTAAGGACAGACTCATGTTTCTCACCTTCTGTAAAAGCTTGGTATAAATCAG GCTTGTACTGCATCAGCAACACGCCAAAAGACTCCCGAGATTATAGTGACAAATTCAAATCCCAGCGAATATTTTCACATGAAG ATCAGCATGCGCATGGAGAAGTTTTTGCTAGAAAGAGACAAAAATTACGACTGAGTGCCGCAGATGCCTTGTTTACAGACCCAGAGAAGCTCTGTTCAAAAGG GCACGATATTATTTCCATGCTCCTTAGTCGGCTGTTCCCTATAAGCACTGAAGAAAAT AAATATGAGGATACACATCCAGGAAAAGAAGCGAATGGTACAATATATGATTTACCTGATTCTCGAAAGTCAGATGATCAATTTAAGGAGCAAAATCAGATACCTAAAAAGAAACTTCTTGGACTTGAATCAAGCCCATACATCAGAGATCATGTGTTGTCTCCTTCCTTTCTCAGACTAGATGGGAGATTTAATCTGCACTCGAAGTTTCCAACCTATGATTCTCACAATTTTCCGCCTCAAACAACGGAACCTGAGTGCAAACGAAGTGCAACTCAAAGTTTCGGTGTCGCAACCAAGGGCGATGTAATTCCTGAACCTTTGCTTAACGAAGCAGCAAATGCTACCAGATATGGGTTGCATGATTCTCGGGAGTTAGATGGTCAATTTACAGAACACCATCAAATACCTAAGAGGAAACCTGTTGAACTTGAATCAAGTTCATCCTTCAGTGATCATTTTCTGTCTCCTGTTTATCTGCGATCAGTTGAGAAGATTAACCCTCATGCCGACTTTCAACCTTATCCACTCAACTTTCAACCTCTGCTCAGTATGACAGAAGCAAGAAGCAATTTTGGTGGAGCTCCAAGTTTCATTGACAAGAGTGATGCAACCCGAGAGTTTCTGAGTAATAACCAAGATCTTGAAATCTTTACATTTAATCATTTCAAAGAGCTGGGAATACTAGAGAAAGAATCGATTCCTCTTATGGAAAAAGATTTTGACTACACTGCAAATGCGACAAATTTACCTATCACTTACATGCATACAAAGCCAAATATGGCCTCTGAATTATCAATTTTAGGCCACCGTGAAGAGCAGACATTACATAATACATTAGATAAATACCACATTAGTCCCTCATCCTCACTACTAGACAAATCACAGAACTTCAGTTCAATATTGGATTCTGGTTTCTTAAGATATCAAGAAGTCAAGTTTGGAAGCTATGTTTATGAAGACATGGACACAAATTTTAACCATACAGCATTGGCTCTGTCACACAGTAAGCACTACTTTAATGTTCATGAAAATCGCAAGAATGACACGTCATGTGATCAAGACAGCATGTTCCTTTCACCATACAAGCATTGGGTTGGAAGGACAGATTCCAGGGCCTACCATCATCATCCTAATCTGGAAACATGGCTTCCATCTTCACTAGATGAATGTCAGAGGAGCTTATCTCTAACTAGTTCCCATTTAAATTACCAAAGTTCAAGTTCAAGAACTTTACAATTGCCACAAAGGGTAAGTATGCCTTCTCTCTTTCAAATTAATGATAATGACGAGCCAGAAATGGATGGTGAAAATCACGAGGAAATGCTTTATCATTTTAGGAAAAGCTTGGTTGAAATATATAACTCTTCTTTTCACCATATGTCCTTGCCCATTTCCTTTGGATGA